A part of Melittangium boletus DSM 14713 genomic DNA contains:
- a CDS encoding Ppx/GppA phosphatase family protein, with protein sequence MPRYATIDVGTNAVLLLVADRQPDGRFQAVRERADITRLGRGVDKSRRLSPEGMEETLQVLSDFAFEARSLGAEALAVSATSAARDAENGAEFLSAAQQRAGVTVDIISGQMEAQLCFTSAYADFGRDASGPLVVMDTGGGSTEFIYGDTQGRVTFCHSFDVGSVRMTERYVTSDPLTAEDRTRVEAHLRETFSALPPFPPGAQLVGMSGTVTTLFAVQHAIDPYDSKRVHGGTLLRVQLEALADKLCGLPLAERQKLPGIQPKREDVIPAGCLILLEGLRALGLDRCLVSDRGLCWGLLAHHFGAT encoded by the coding sequence ATGCCTCGTTACGCCACCATCGACGTAGGGACCAACGCGGTCCTCCTGCTCGTCGCCGACCGACAGCCCGATGGCCGCTTCCAGGCCGTCCGCGAGCGCGCTGACATCACCCGCCTGGGGCGGGGCGTGGACAAGAGCCGCCGCCTCTCGCCCGAGGGCATGGAGGAGACCCTTCAGGTGCTCTCCGATTTCGCCTTCGAGGCCCGGAGCCTCGGCGCGGAGGCCCTCGCCGTGTCCGCCACCAGCGCCGCGCGCGACGCGGAGAACGGTGCCGAGTTCCTCTCCGCCGCCCAACAACGCGCCGGCGTCACCGTGGACATCATCTCCGGCCAAATGGAGGCGCAGCTGTGCTTCACCTCGGCCTACGCGGACTTCGGGCGTGACGCCTCGGGTCCCCTCGTGGTGATGGATACCGGCGGCGGCTCCACCGAGTTCATCTACGGCGACACCCAGGGCCGCGTGACCTTCTGCCACAGCTTCGATGTGGGCTCGGTGCGCATGACCGAGCGCTACGTGACGTCGGATCCGCTGACCGCCGAGGACCGGACCCGCGTGGAGGCCCACCTGCGTGAGACGTTCTCCGCCTTGCCCCCCTTCCCTCCGGGCGCCCAGCTCGTGGGCATGTCCGGCACGGTGACGACGCTCTTCGCCGTGCAGCACGCCATCGATCCGTACGACTCCAAGCGCGTGCACGGCGGCACCCTCCTGCGCGTCCAATTGGAGGCACTGGCGGACAAGCTGTGCGGGTTGCCGCTCGCCGAGCGCCAGAAACTGCCCGGCATCCAGCCCAAGCGCGAGGACGTGATTCCCGCTGGCTGCCTCATCCTGCTCGAGGGCCTTCGGGCACTCGGGCTCGACCGCTGCCTCGTGAGCGACCGGGGCCTGTGTTGGGGCCTGCTCGCGCACCATTTCGGAGCCACCTGA
- a CDS encoding trifunctional serine/threonine-protein kinase/ATP-binding protein/sensor histidine kinase, with amino-acid sequence MLHLPGYTLRGAIKATRTNLLFHAVRDADGLPLILKTPLATFLGPRELERYRREFSILQRLRDVRGVTRVHACERFHERPVLLLEVVEGTPLSELTGRPFEVVRALELALSLTATLAEIHRRGVIHKDLKPSNIIVTPSGDTRLIDFGTATLQLVEHVDAAPGALIEGTLAYMSPEQTGRMNRPVDYRTDLYSLGVTLYELLTGSRPFHGRDALEWFHAHMAQAPQPPLERVPGLPSVLSAIVLKLLAKVAEERYQSADGLIADLERCRDNLRRGVHEDFPLGVHDDPIHFQLPQGLYGRGAEVAALRQGFERVARNGRPELILVHGYSGIGKSSLVNELHKPVVRQRGFFLSGKFEQFQQDIPYATLAQAIRGLTQQLLASTNEELARWCSQLNEAWEGQGQVLVDVMPQLGLVVGKQPPVQELPPSEAQHRFHRVFREFLGVFATSEHPLVLFMDDLQWADLASLQFLHHLLFHPETPPVLLIGAFRDNEVGPTHPLTNTLEALRKTGARVTALQLEPLSLDEVRQLVADTLPGAGAEVIEPLSALAREKTGGNPFFLLQFLRTLHQDGLLVRTPEGPWSWNAEATRARGYSDNVVDFMADKLRQLPMGTQHLLRLAACAGNSFPLQMLGLLSHLPEPSAVEQGLEPALREGMLVRASPDQYRFLHDRIQQAAHALVPEQERKAVHLRIGRWLLESLPPESVREKLFDVVSHLSAGAELIETAEERLRVAILNAEAGRKAKDSTAFRSAVAYLTTAFQLFPGDPWETEPQWAFKIQLDRATCEFMTGNAAEARRLVEELRPRASTRADTAAVYRLRSHLHVAASEIPQAMACLVECLAQMGLPLSPRPAWEEVVAANEEVWALLGERPIERLVDMPLMTDPDMEAVMSVLGSLSAPAYFTNHHLLIVILCRMVSLSIRHGNNASSAHAYAWYGVVLGPIFKRYRDAYAFGQLAWALVERHDLSAIRGRILYIQEVINNWTQPLPDSLELVRRGFHHSLQASEHQIASFCCSHIVSLRLTLGHDLEDVYQESVARLAFLRKTGFPDMQFVLIHIQRYVQQLRGLSPSFGSLNGEDFDEKSFEAGLTPARMSTMRCWYWLFKMQARFLSGAYAEAREAGARAAELAWSSLGQIQLLDFHLFRALTLAACYGKMAPDERPQALAALHEHQQQLAEWASHQPATFRAPERMVSGELARIADREGDALRAYEEAHQSAQEHGFIQNVALASELTARFLYERKVPTLADTCARRAREAWLRWGARGRVKHLDSEWPHLAASLSPAETATDTDSTQIDALTLVKAQQAISREIVLERLAATLLRAALENAGAQRGALLLPRGDTLSVVALVGTSPEDSASPPDDSRLPWTLLSYVRRTREHVLLGDASQPHPFSSDRWLEHGGARSVLCLPLLRQEDFRGVLYLENGLATNAFTPSRLTLLEHLASQAVISLENAQLYAEVQRAEAALRGANEELEKRVEERTRELKQAQARLVDSARGAGMAEVAANVLHNVGNVLTSAVINLQTMVETVNASRVGRVKQASILLEEHSGGLVDFLTRDPRGTQLPSYLSALGDELLREQKTLQESMGAMGKHIEHIRAIVQVQQIYARNTLVLEECDLPRLIDEALSIQLPSLQRHGITLTRELPPLLRVRLDKHKVVQILVNLISNAKNAMLALPSRQRLLHVQLDAEGNRARIQIVDNGMGIAPEIRERLFSQGFTTREGGHGLGLHSSALTAKMLGGSLSLESEGPGRGATATLELPLT; translated from the coding sequence ATGTTGCATCTTCCTGGCTACACCCTTCGAGGGGCCATCAAGGCCACCCGCACCAACCTGCTCTTCCACGCGGTGCGCGATGCCGATGGCCTCCCCCTCATCCTCAAGACGCCCTTGGCCACCTTCCTGGGCCCGCGAGAGCTCGAGCGCTACCGCCGTGAGTTCAGCATCCTCCAGCGGCTCCGGGACGTGCGCGGGGTCACCCGCGTCCATGCTTGCGAACGGTTCCATGAGCGCCCAGTGCTTCTGCTGGAGGTGGTGGAGGGGACTCCCCTGTCGGAGCTCACCGGCCGTCCCTTCGAGGTGGTCCGCGCCCTGGAGCTGGCCCTCTCCCTGACCGCCACCCTGGCCGAGATCCACCGCCGCGGTGTCATCCACAAGGATCTCAAGCCCTCCAACATCATCGTCACTCCCTCGGGCGACACCCGGCTCATCGATTTCGGCACCGCCACCCTTCAGCTCGTCGAGCACGTGGATGCGGCCCCCGGTGCTCTCATCGAGGGCACCCTGGCCTACATGTCCCCCGAGCAGACCGGGCGCATGAACCGCCCGGTGGACTACCGCACCGACCTCTACTCGCTGGGTGTCACCCTCTACGAGCTGCTGACGGGCAGCCGCCCCTTTCACGGGCGCGACGCACTCGAGTGGTTCCATGCGCACATGGCACAAGCCCCCCAACCCCCGCTGGAGCGGGTGCCGGGTCTGCCTTCCGTCCTCTCCGCCATCGTCCTCAAGCTGCTGGCCAAGGTCGCCGAGGAGCGCTACCAGAGCGCCGACGGACTCATCGCGGACCTCGAGCGGTGCCGGGACAACCTGCGCCGGGGCGTGCACGAGGACTTTCCCCTCGGCGTGCACGACGACCCCATCCACTTCCAGCTCCCCCAAGGCCTCTATGGGCGGGGTGCCGAGGTCGCGGCCTTGCGCCAGGGCTTCGAGCGCGTGGCGCGCAACGGGCGGCCCGAGCTCATCCTGGTCCACGGGTACTCTGGCATTGGCAAATCCTCCCTGGTCAACGAGCTGCACAAGCCCGTGGTGCGCCAGCGCGGCTTCTTCCTCAGCGGCAAGTTCGAGCAGTTCCAGCAGGACATCCCCTACGCCACCCTGGCCCAGGCCATCCGCGGCCTGACGCAACAGCTGCTGGCGAGCACCAACGAGGAGCTGGCCCGTTGGTGCTCGCAACTGAACGAGGCCTGGGAGGGACAGGGCCAGGTCCTCGTGGACGTGATGCCCCAGCTCGGACTCGTCGTCGGCAAGCAGCCCCCGGTCCAGGAGCTGCCTCCCTCCGAGGCTCAGCACCGTTTCCACCGCGTCTTCCGCGAGTTCCTCGGTGTCTTCGCCACTTCCGAGCACCCCCTCGTCCTCTTCATGGATGACTTGCAGTGGGCGGACCTGGCCAGCCTCCAGTTCCTTCATCACCTGCTCTTCCATCCGGAGACACCTCCGGTCCTGCTCATTGGGGCCTTCCGCGACAACGAGGTCGGCCCCACCCACCCGTTGACGAATACCCTGGAGGCGTTGCGCAAGACCGGTGCGCGGGTGACCGCCCTCCAGCTCGAGCCGCTGAGCCTCGATGAGGTGCGGCAGCTTGTCGCCGACACGCTCCCCGGAGCGGGGGCGGAGGTCATCGAGCCGCTCTCGGCCTTGGCTCGCGAGAAGACCGGAGGCAACCCCTTCTTCCTCTTGCAGTTCCTGCGGACGCTCCACCAGGACGGGCTCCTGGTCCGCACCCCCGAAGGCCCCTGGTCCTGGAACGCGGAGGCCACCCGGGCCAGGGGCTACTCCGACAACGTCGTCGACTTCATGGCCGACAAGCTGCGCCAGCTGCCCATGGGCACCCAGCACCTGCTGCGGCTCGCGGCCTGTGCCGGCAACTCGTTCCCGCTCCAGATGCTCGGCCTCCTCTCCCACCTGCCGGAGCCCTCCGCGGTGGAACAGGGCCTGGAGCCCGCGCTCCGGGAAGGCATGCTGGTGCGTGCCAGTCCGGATCAGTACCGCTTCCTCCACGACCGCATCCAGCAGGCGGCCCACGCCCTCGTCCCCGAGCAGGAGCGCAAGGCTGTCCACCTGCGCATTGGCCGGTGGCTGTTGGAGAGCCTGCCGCCGGAATCGGTGCGGGAGAAGCTCTTCGACGTCGTGAGCCATCTCAGCGCCGGAGCGGAGCTGATCGAGACCGCCGAGGAGCGGCTGCGCGTGGCGATCCTGAACGCCGAGGCTGGACGCAAGGCCAAGGACTCCACCGCGTTCCGCTCCGCCGTCGCCTATCTCACCACGGCCTTCCAACTGTTCCCGGGAGACCCCTGGGAAACCGAGCCCCAGTGGGCCTTCAAGATCCAGCTCGACCGGGCCACCTGCGAGTTCATGACTGGGAACGCCGCCGAGGCACGCCGGCTGGTGGAGGAGCTCCGGCCCCGGGCCAGCACCCGCGCGGACACGGCGGCCGTCTACCGCTTGAGGAGCCACCTCCACGTCGCCGCCAGCGAGATCCCTCAGGCCATGGCCTGCCTCGTGGAGTGCCTGGCCCAGATGGGTCTGCCCCTCTCCCCGCGCCCGGCCTGGGAGGAGGTCGTGGCGGCCAACGAGGAGGTGTGGGCCCTGCTGGGGGAGCGTCCCATCGAGAGGCTCGTCGACATGCCGCTCATGACGGATCCGGACATGGAGGCGGTGATGAGCGTGCTCGGCTCCCTGAGCGCGCCAGCGTACTTCACCAACCACCACCTGCTCATCGTCATCCTGTGCCGGATGGTCTCCCTGAGCATCCGGCATGGCAACAACGCCTCGTCCGCGCACGCGTATGCCTGGTACGGCGTGGTGCTGGGCCCCATCTTCAAACGGTACCGGGACGCCTACGCCTTCGGTCAGCTCGCCTGGGCCCTCGTCGAACGCCACGACTTGTCCGCCATCCGCGGCAGGATCCTCTACATCCAGGAGGTCATCAACAACTGGACCCAGCCCCTTCCAGACAGCCTGGAGCTCGTCCGCCGGGGCTTCCACCACTCGCTCCAGGCCAGTGAGCACCAGATCGCGAGCTTCTGCTGCAGCCACATCGTCTCGCTCCGGCTCACGCTGGGGCACGACCTGGAGGACGTCTACCAGGAGTCGGTCGCGCGTCTGGCCTTCCTGCGCAAGACGGGCTTTCCAGACATGCAGTTCGTCCTCATCCACATCCAGCGCTACGTGCAGCAGCTGCGCGGCCTCTCCCCGTCGTTCGGCTCGCTGAACGGGGAGGACTTCGACGAGAAGTCCTTCGAGGCCGGGCTGACCCCCGCCCGGATGAGCACCATGCGGTGCTGGTACTGGCTCTTCAAGATGCAGGCGCGCTTCCTGAGTGGCGCCTACGCCGAGGCGCGCGAGGCGGGGGCCCGGGCCGCCGAGCTGGCCTGGTCCTCGCTCGGCCAGATCCAGCTCCTGGACTTCCACCTCTTCCGCGCCCTGACCCTGGCGGCCTGCTACGGGAAGATGGCTCCCGATGAACGGCCCCAGGCCCTGGCGGCCCTCCACGAGCACCAGCAACAGCTCGCCGAATGGGCCAGCCACCAGCCCGCGACCTTCCGCGCCCCCGAGCGGATGGTGTCCGGGGAGCTGGCCCGCATCGCGGACCGGGAAGGCGATGCCCTGCGCGCCTACGAGGAAGCACACCAGTCCGCCCAGGAGCACGGCTTCATCCAGAACGTCGCCCTGGCCAGCGAACTCACCGCCCGCTTCTTGTACGAGCGGAAGGTGCCGACCCTCGCCGACACCTGCGCCCGCAGGGCCCGGGAGGCATGGCTGCGCTGGGGCGCCAGGGGCAGGGTGAAGCACCTGGACTCCGAGTGGCCACACCTGGCCGCCTCCCTGTCACCCGCGGAGACCGCCACCGATACGGACTCCACGCAGATCGACGCACTCACCCTCGTCAAGGCCCAGCAGGCCATCTCCCGCGAGATCGTCCTCGAGCGGCTGGCGGCCACGCTGCTGCGCGCCGCCCTCGAGAACGCCGGGGCCCAGCGTGGCGCCCTTTTGCTGCCTCGCGGCGACACGCTCTCCGTGGTCGCCCTCGTGGGCACTTCGCCGGAGGACTCCGCCTCCCCGCCGGACGACTCCCGGCTGCCCTGGACCCTCCTTTCCTACGTCAGGAGGACCCGCGAGCACGTGCTCCTCGGCGATGCCTCCCAGCCCCATCCCTTCTCGTCCGATCGCTGGCTCGAGCACGGCGGCGCCCGCTCCGTGCTCTGCCTGCCCCTGCTGCGCCAGGAGGACTTCCGCGGCGTGCTGTACCTGGAGAACGGACTGGCCACCAACGCCTTCACCCCCTCCCGCCTCACGCTGCTCGAACACCTCGCCTCCCAGGCCGTCATTTCCCTCGAGAACGCCCAGCTCTACGCCGAGGTCCAGCGCGCGGAGGCCGCGCTGCGCGGTGCCAATGAAGAGCTGGAGAAGCGCGTGGAGGAGCGCACGCGCGAGCTCAAGCAGGCCCAGGCTCGCCTGGTGGATTCCGCGCGCGGGGCCGGCATGGCCGAGGTCGCCGCCAACGTGCTGCACAACGTCGGCAACGTCCTCACCAGCGCCGTCATCAACCTCCAGACCATGGTCGAGACGGTGAATGCCTCACGCGTGGGCCGGGTCAAGCAGGCCAGCATCCTCCTCGAGGAGCACTCCGGTGGGCTGGTGGACTTCCTCACCCGCGATCCGCGCGGAACCCAGCTGCCTTCCTATCTCTCCGCGCTCGGCGACGAGCTGCTCCGTGAGCAGAAGACGCTCCAGGAGAGCATGGGCGCCATGGGCAAGCACATCGAGCACATCCGCGCGATCGTCCAGGTCCAGCAAATCTACGCGCGCAACACGCTCGTCCTCGAGGAGTGCGATCTCCCGCGGCTCATCGACGAGGCCCTGAGCATCCAGCTGCCCTCCCTCCAACGCCACGGCATCACCCTCACCCGGGAGCTCCCGCCCCTGCTCAGGGTGAGGCTCGATAAGCACAAGGTGGTGCAGATCCTCGTCAATCTCATCAGCAACGCCAAGAACGCCATGCTCGCCCTCCCTTCGCGGCAGCGCCTCCTGCACGTTCAGCTCGACGCGGAGGGCAACAGGGCCCGGATCCAGATCGTGGACAATGGCATGGGCATCGCTCCGGAGATCCGCGAGCGGCTCTTCTCTCAGGGCTTCACGACCCGGGAGGGTGGACATGGCTTGGGCCTGCACTCCAGCGCGCTCACGGCGAAGATGCTCGGAGGCAGTCTCTCCCTGGAGAGCGAGGGGCCGGGTAGGGGAGCCACGGCCACCCTCGAACTGCCCCTCACGTAG
- a CDS encoding S1 family peptidase has translation MKILKRSALSTVTALFASITAVNGLPVTAHAAPSEESVSESEAAREMFSAMRRDLNVGEEQLRRRLAFEAIAPAMEKDLRAQLGESFGGSWLNEEGTQLIVAVTDEASAARVRRAGAEPRLVKYSKAQLDRAMADLDRNAASAPSSVHSWYVDVATNSVVVQAESGTSLMASRAQAFASLSSGAKDGMVRVEASTQAPRPAYDLRGGEVYLIGDGANGSYGVCSVGFSVQGGFVTAGHCGSAGAPTKSGNGTAQGTFRASTFPTNDWAWVATNSSWTPRPWVYNYSNANVLVSGSTEAGIGASICRSGQTTQWRCGTLQATNVTVNYSNGPVYGLARTNACANPGDSGGSVLSGNQAQGVTSGIAGGCESASPQTFYQPVNPILRAYGLTLITSGGGSGATKGLVSRMNGKCIDVPNGNFADGVQVRMWGCNGSNAQLFTWSGERLTIGGKCLDVSGASTANGTRIQLANCNGNRAQDFVLSAAGDLVSYLANKCVDIEGFNANDDAKLSIYTCTGTSNQKWDFK, from the coding sequence ATGAAGATCTTGAAGCGCAGTGCGCTGTCCACCGTGACGGCGTTGTTCGCCAGCATCACCGCCGTGAATGGATTGCCGGTCACCGCCCATGCGGCTCCCTCCGAGGAGAGCGTGAGCGAGTCGGAGGCGGCGCGGGAGATGTTCTCCGCGATGCGTCGTGACCTGAATGTCGGAGAGGAGCAGCTGCGGCGCCGGCTGGCGTTCGAGGCGATCGCACCGGCCATGGAGAAGGATCTGCGAGCGCAGCTGGGCGAGAGCTTTGGCGGGTCCTGGCTGAACGAGGAGGGCACCCAGCTCATCGTCGCTGTCACGGACGAGGCCAGCGCCGCGCGCGTTCGTCGCGCTGGCGCCGAGCCGCGGCTCGTCAAGTACAGCAAGGCGCAGCTGGACCGCGCCATGGCGGATCTGGACCGCAACGCCGCGAGCGCCCCCTCCTCCGTGCACTCCTGGTACGTGGACGTCGCCACCAACAGCGTCGTCGTGCAGGCCGAGAGTGGCACGAGCCTGATGGCTTCGCGCGCCCAGGCCTTCGCCTCCCTGAGCAGCGGCGCCAAGGACGGAATGGTCCGCGTGGAGGCCTCCACCCAGGCCCCCCGCCCGGCGTATGACTTGCGCGGCGGTGAGGTCTACCTCATCGGTGATGGCGCCAATGGCTCCTACGGCGTCTGCTCGGTGGGTTTCTCCGTGCAGGGCGGCTTCGTCACCGCGGGACACTGTGGTTCGGCGGGCGCCCCCACCAAGTCGGGCAATGGCACGGCGCAGGGGACCTTCCGGGCCTCGACCTTCCCCACCAATGACTGGGCGTGGGTGGCGACCAACAGCTCGTGGACGCCACGGCCCTGGGTGTATAACTACAGCAACGCGAACGTGCTCGTGTCCGGCTCCACCGAGGCGGGAATCGGCGCGTCCATCTGCCGCTCCGGCCAGACGACCCAGTGGCGCTGCGGCACGCTTCAGGCCACCAACGTCACCGTCAACTACTCCAACGGCCCCGTCTATGGCCTGGCGCGCACCAACGCGTGCGCCAACCCCGGAGATTCCGGTGGCTCGGTCCTCTCCGGCAACCAGGCGCAGGGCGTGACCTCGGGCATCGCGGGCGGCTGCGAAAGCGCCAGCCCCCAGACGTTCTACCAGCCCGTCAATCCCATCCTCAGGGCGTACGGCCTCACGCTCATCACGAGCGGTGGCGGTAGCGGCGCCACCAAGGGGTTGGTTTCGCGCATGAACGGCAAGTGCATCGACGTGCCCAACGGTAACTTCGCCGATGGCGTCCAGGTGCGGATGTGGGGCTGCAATGGCTCCAACGCCCAGCTGTTCACCTGGTCGGGTGAGCGGTTGACGATTGGCGGCAAGTGCCTGGACGTGTCGGGTGCCTCGACGGCCAACGGCACCCGTATCCAGCTCGCCAACTGCAACGGCAATCGCGCCCAGGACTTCGTGCTGAGCGCCGCGGGCGACCTGGTCAGCTACCTCGCCAACAAGTGCGTGGACATCGAGGGGTTCAACGCCAACGACGACGCCAAGCTGAGCATCTATACCTGCACCGGCACGTCGAACCAGAAGTGGGACTTCAAGTAG
- a CDS encoding GNAT family N-acetyltransferase: MMDTHSFDPFPVLHTPRLILRRPCDADAAALLPMRSDPEVMRYIPRPIAKSEDDVRALLHMMGEALQKGERINWAMEWRESGEAIGLIGYVDILPEHRRAEVGYSLRRDYHRRGIMREALAAVVDYGFERMHLHTILAITDADNNASGKLLESAGFREEGRFREDCYYNGAFRNSVYYGLMRTDNRRTGNGSSVTNEPA; the protein is encoded by the coding sequence ATGATGGACACACATTCTTTCGATCCCTTTCCAGTTTTACATACACCGCGGCTCATCCTGCGCCGGCCCTGCGATGCGGATGCCGCCGCGCTGCTGCCCATGCGGTCCGATCCGGAAGTGATGCGCTACATCCCGCGGCCCATCGCGAAAAGCGAGGACGACGTGCGCGCCCTGCTGCACATGATGGGGGAAGCCCTACAAAAGGGCGAGCGCATCAACTGGGCGATGGAGTGGCGGGAAAGCGGCGAGGCCATCGGGCTGATCGGCTATGTAGACATCCTGCCGGAGCATCGCCGCGCCGAGGTGGGCTATTCCCTGCGGCGCGATTATCACCGCCGGGGCATCATGCGCGAAGCGCTGGCGGCTGTAGTGGACTACGGCTTTGAGCGCATGCACCTGCACACGATCCTGGCCATTACTGACGCCGACAACAACGCCTCCGGAAAGCTGCTGGAATCGGCCGGCTTCCGGGAAGAAGGCCGCTTCCGCGAAGATTGTTATTACAACGGCGCTTTCCGCAACTCGGTCTACTATGGACTGATGCGCACGGATAACCGGCGGACTGGAAACGGCTCATCTGTGACAAATGAGCCGGCATGA
- the hemE gene encoding uroporphyrinogen decarboxylase codes for MNDRLLRAARRQPTDTTPVWLMRQAGRYLPEYRAIRGNIAFLDLCKHPDLAAEVTVQPITRLGVDAAIIFSDILIPVEAMGIELELGDKGPHFPNPLRSAADIDKLGIPDPVEGTGFVAEAIRRTRRALNDSVPVIGFCGAPFTLAAYMVEGGGSKSYIHIKRMLFEQPQLVHTLFEKLTRTLVPYLLMQVEAGASIVQIFDSWGGELSPWDYERFCLPYLTRMVKEVQARGVPVIVFGTGMSNHLPLLKRTGADVIGQDWRTPIDEARRVLGPDVAVQGNLDPLHLFLPREELEARVVDILQRAGPVGHICNLGHGILPPTDPEAAKFFVDAVHKHGFALRQGS; via the coding sequence TTGAACGACCGTCTCCTCCGCGCCGCGCGCCGCCAGCCCACCGACACCACCCCCGTGTGGCTCATGCGCCAGGCCGGCCGCTACCTGCCCGAGTACCGGGCCATCCGCGGCAACATCGCCTTCCTCGACCTGTGCAAGCACCCGGACCTGGCCGCCGAGGTCACCGTCCAGCCCATCACCCGTCTGGGCGTGGATGCCGCCATCATCTTCTCGGACATCCTCATTCCCGTGGAGGCCATGGGCATCGAGCTGGAGCTGGGCGACAAGGGGCCTCATTTTCCCAACCCCCTGCGCTCCGCCGCGGACATCGACAAGCTGGGCATCCCCGACCCCGTCGAGGGCACCGGCTTCGTCGCCGAGGCGATCCGCCGCACCCGCCGCGCCCTCAATGACTCGGTGCCCGTCATCGGCTTCTGTGGCGCCCCCTTCACCCTCGCCGCGTACATGGTCGAGGGCGGCGGCTCCAAGAGCTACATCCACATCAAGCGGATGCTCTTCGAGCAGCCCCAGCTCGTGCACACGCTCTTCGAGAAGCTCACGCGCACGCTCGTTCCCTACCTGCTCATGCAGGTGGAGGCCGGCGCGAGCATCGTTCAGATCTTCGACTCGTGGGGCGGGGAGCTCTCTCCCTGGGACTACGAGCGCTTCTGCCTGCCGTACCTCACTCGCATGGTGAAGGAGGTGCAGGCGCGCGGTGTGCCCGTCATCGTCTTCGGCACCGGCATGTCCAACCACCTGCCCCTGCTCAAGCGCACCGGCGCGGACGTCATCGGCCAGGACTGGCGCACCCCCATCGACGAGGCCCGGCGCGTGCTCGGCCCCGACGTGGCCGTGCAGGGCAACCTGGATCCGCTCCACCTCTTCCTGCCTCGCGAGGAGTTGGAGGCGCGCGTGGTGGACATCCTCCAGCGCGCGGGCCCCGTGGGTCACATCTGCAACCTGGGCCACGGCATCCTTCCGCCCACGGACCCGGAGGCCGCGAAGTTCTTCGTCGACGCCGTCCACAAGCACGGCTTCGCGCTGCGTCAGGGCTCCTGA
- the fadI gene encoding acetyl-CoA C-acyltransferase FadI translates to MAREQQRNGHRRVAIVRGLRTPFAKAGTDFAKLTALDLGRMVVQEIVQRSEIDPNEIDQVVFGQVIPTLTAPSIAREVVLAAGLPRKIDAFTVARACATSIQAMTAAANAIALGQADVVLAGGTESMSDAPIFTSRPLAQSLVAASKARNLGDKLKAFQTLKPRDLAPVPPAIAEYSTGQTMGESAEKMAKENGISRKEQDEIALASHQNAARAWRDGFFDSQVMHVVVPPQYEKVARKDNIVREDTSLESLSQLKPVFDRKYGTITAGNSSPLTDGAGVLLMMSEEKAKALGLTPLGYLRSHAFAATDPGDQLLQGPAYAAPIALQRAGMTLGDIDLVEMHEAFAAQVASNLQALGSKEFAKKAGWSAPVGEVDRTRLNLSGGSLSLGHPFGATGARIVTQALHELKRQNKNTVLCTVCAAGGLGAAVVLERE, encoded by the coding sequence ATGGCACGCGAGCAGCAACGCAACGGTCACCGCAGGGTGGCCATCGTCCGTGGATTGCGGACGCCCTTCGCGAAGGCGGGCACGGACTTCGCGAAGCTCACCGCGTTGGACCTGGGCCGCATGGTGGTCCAGGAGATCGTGCAGCGCTCGGAGATCGATCCGAACGAGATCGACCAGGTGGTGTTCGGCCAGGTCATCCCCACGCTCACCGCGCCGTCCATCGCGCGCGAGGTGGTGCTGGCCGCCGGGCTGCCCCGGAAGATCGACGCCTTCACCGTGGCGCGCGCCTGTGCCACGTCCATCCAGGCCATGACGGCGGCGGCCAACGCCATCGCCCTGGGCCAGGCGGATGTGGTGCTCGCCGGGGGCACCGAGTCCATGTCGGACGCGCCCATCTTCACCAGCCGGCCCCTGGCCCAGTCGCTCGTGGCCGCCTCCAAGGCGCGCAACCTCGGCGACAAGCTCAAGGCCTTCCAGACGCTCAAGCCGCGCGACCTCGCGCCCGTGCCCCCGGCCATCGCCGAGTACTCCACCGGCCAGACCATGGGCGAGAGCGCCGAGAAGATGGCCAAGGAGAATGGCATCTCGCGCAAGGAGCAGGATGAGATCGCGCTCGCCTCGCACCAGAACGCCGCGCGCGCCTGGCGGGACGGCTTCTTCGACTCGCAGGTGATGCACGTGGTGGTGCCGCCCCAGTACGAGAAGGTGGCGCGGAAGGACAACATCGTGCGCGAGGACACGAGCCTGGAGTCGCTGTCCCAGCTCAAGCCCGTGTTCGACCGCAAGTACGGCACCATCACCGCCGGCAACTCCTCGCCCCTCACCGATGGCGCCGGCGTGCTCCTGATGATGAGCGAGGAGAAGGCCAAGGCGCTCGGTCTCACGCCGCTCGGCTACCTGCGCTCGCACGCCTTCGCCGCCACGGATCCGGGGGACCAGTTGCTGCAGGGTCCCGCCTACGCGGCGCCCATCGCCCTGCAGCGCGCGGGCATGACGCTCGGGGACATCGATCTCGTGGAGATGCACGAGGCGTTCGCCGCCCAGGTGGCGAGCAACCTCCAGGCCCTGGGCTCCAAGGAGTTCGCCAAGAAGGCCGGCTGGAGCGCGCCGGTGGGCGAGGTGGACCGGACGCGGTTGAACCTGTCCGGTGGCTCGCTGTCGCTCGGACATCCCTTCGGGGCCACGGGGGCGCGCATCGTCACCCAGGCCCTGCACGAGTTGAAGCGTCAGAACAAGAACACGGTGCTGTGCACTGTCTGCGCCGCCGGTGGCCTCGGAGCCGCGGTGGTCCTGGAGCGTGAGTGA